A window of the Cystobacter fuscus genome harbors these coding sequences:
- a CDS encoding GumC family protein, with product MFAPVEGEVPEAGLERPGLPLEPVRLAWALRRRSRLIALAVVLAIPVGLVAAFFLAPREFVAQSVLVWEPVARSSTPARDLQTLTSSVKLPGNVAQVRERLKLSSSLEDVGARIRVGVVSNESNVLTISGTGTSSEEAARFTQAVTDVFLDARVRIARTRMEEQLKGLKEEVEQMHKQLTSARERYDGFRAQHHVVDFTLDRKTAIEQLALLRSEVHKSRVEADSNSKKANLLRSAVQKAPAQLVLTENQVQADRQKLAELSAQLTARRASLSQEHPEVRGLQASVEALERTPADAYTVTGRQVGANPEFLVLQEQFTRASIDGEAAQQKWQSYAKLEESLNERVLQLTALEGEANLLLADVHLAEERLGKLKAEQAELEAGVRQPSSELRVLNSPVPPPFPANSSRRKVALAFPLFAGLLAVLFVVGQELRGLRLRTPSEIAFWAKAPVLASSSWPQAPEELRNLTLELASRGEQAQGMTLLLPLDPARGASAAELVEALRARMPSLRLWDEADRVQALRRAARESARVVVLVEAGAHAALEFTGLRRLLGREDGIGLVVLGLGPELALLRDRVGDDSDFWGPPLSHAEALSPVRGVVKESYPIDSEQRLGGRR from the coding sequence ATGTTCGCGCCAGTTGAGGGGGAGGTGCCCGAGGCGGGCTTGGAGCGGCCCGGCCTTCCGTTGGAGCCCGTGCGGCTCGCGTGGGCGTTGCGCCGGAGGAGCCGGCTGATCGCCCTGGCCGTGGTGCTCGCCATTCCGGTGGGTCTGGTCGCGGCGTTCTTCCTGGCCCCGCGGGAGTTCGTGGCCCAGTCGGTGCTGGTGTGGGAGCCGGTGGCTCGTTCCTCGACACCCGCCCGGGATCTGCAGACCCTGACGAGCTCGGTGAAGTTGCCGGGCAACGTCGCGCAGGTGCGCGAGCGGCTGAAGCTGTCGAGCTCCCTCGAGGACGTGGGGGCGCGCATCCGCGTGGGCGTCGTCTCCAACGAGTCGAACGTCCTGACCATCTCGGGCACGGGCACCAGCTCGGAGGAGGCCGCCCGCTTCACCCAGGCCGTGACGGATGTCTTCCTCGATGCGCGGGTGCGGATCGCCCGGACGCGCATGGAGGAGCAGCTCAAGGGCCTCAAGGAGGAGGTGGAGCAGATGCACAAGCAGCTCACCTCCGCCCGTGAGCGCTACGACGGCTTCCGTGCCCAGCACCACGTGGTGGACTTCACGCTCGACCGCAAGACGGCCATCGAGCAGCTGGCCCTGCTGCGCTCCGAGGTGCACAAGAGCCGCGTCGAGGCGGACTCGAACTCGAAGAAGGCGAACCTGCTGCGCTCGGCGGTCCAGAAGGCCCCGGCGCAGCTCGTGCTCACGGAGAACCAGGTCCAGGCGGATCGCCAGAAGCTGGCCGAGCTGAGCGCCCAGCTGACCGCCCGCCGCGCGAGCCTCTCCCAGGAGCACCCCGAGGTCCGGGGACTCCAGGCCTCGGTGGAGGCCCTGGAGCGCACGCCCGCGGATGCCTACACCGTGACGGGCAGGCAGGTGGGAGCCAATCCGGAGTTCCTGGTCCTGCAGGAGCAGTTCACGCGCGCCTCCATCGATGGAGAGGCGGCGCAGCAGAAGTGGCAGTCCTACGCCAAGCTGGAGGAGTCCCTCAACGAGCGCGTCCTCCAGCTCACGGCGTTGGAGGGCGAGGCCAACCTGTTGCTCGCGGACGTGCATCTCGCCGAGGAGCGTCTGGGCAAGCTCAAGGCCGAGCAGGCCGAGCTCGAGGCGGGGGTGCGTCAGCCCTCGTCCGAGCTCCGGGTGCTCAACAGTCCGGTACCGCCGCCCTTTCCCGCCAACTCGTCCCGCCGCAAGGTGGCCCTGGCGTTCCCGCTGTTCGCGGGGCTGCTCGCCGTGCTCTTCGTCGTCGGTCAGGAGCTGCGGGGCCTGCGGCTGCGCACCCCGTCGGAAATCGCCTTCTGGGCGAAGGCCCCCGTGCTCGCCTCCTCGTCGTGGCCCCAGGCCCCGGAGGAGCTGCGCAACCTCACCCTGGAGCTCGCCTCGCGGGGAGAGCAGGCGCAGGGGATGACCTTGCTGCTGCCCCTGGATCCCGCGCGGGGCGCGAGCGCCGCCGAGCTGGTGGAGGCGCTGCGCGCGCGGATGCCCTCCCTGCGGCTGTGGGACGAGGCCGACCGCGTCCAGGCGCTGCGGCGTGCCGCGCGCGAGAGTGCCCGCGTGGTGGTGTTGGTGGAGGCGGGAGCGCACGCCGCGCTGGAGTTCACCGGACTGCGGCGCCTGCTCGGCCGGGAGGATGGGATTGGCCTCGTGGTGCTCGGGCTGGGGCCCGAGCTGGCCCTGCTGCGCGATCGGGTGGGGGATGACTCGGACTTCTGGGGTCCACCCCTGTCCCACGCGGAAGCCCTGTCTCCTGTCCGCGGCGTCGTGAAGGAGTCGTATCCCATCGATTCCGAGCAGCGGCTGGGCGGGCGGCGGTGA
- a CDS encoding glycosyltransferase family 4 protein, with translation MRLAMALGGTDWGRSGIGTYTRAVLARLGRTLRASGGELVALGTPRDFEAYEGVLADAKRVVLPSLLDKPVLSASWYLTRVGACARAAGADALLLPAANRRVPLRLGIPSVGVVHDLAQFSVPNKYDGLRTRYVRNLLPRAFSSLSALVVVSESTRADVARILDYSPDRLHVIPNGVDTERFHTPEPSQIAKARAHTGLSGDYLLYLSRLEHPGKNHLRLLQAYAASPVRQTHQLALVGADWGGEARIRAEIQRLQLEDRVRILGFVADEFIPGLLADASAVIAVGLCEGFGLPALEALAMGRPVVVSNTGALPEVVGELGILCDPYDSSDMSAALTRVVGDTAWRERITREGPAYARRLNWDRSCDQLLTLCYQVAAVPRPVPQVPVRPSRVTAAIKAA, from the coding sequence ATGAGGCTGGCAATGGCGCTGGGCGGAACCGACTGGGGACGCTCCGGAATTGGGACGTATACTCGCGCGGTGCTGGCGAGGCTGGGGCGCACGCTGCGTGCGTCCGGTGGCGAGCTGGTGGCGCTCGGTACCCCGCGGGATTTCGAAGCGTATGAGGGGGTCCTCGCGGACGCGAAGCGGGTGGTGTTGCCCTCGCTGCTGGACAAACCCGTGCTGAGTGCCTCGTGGTATCTCACCCGCGTGGGGGCCTGTGCGCGCGCGGCGGGGGCGGATGCGCTCCTGCTGCCCGCGGCCAACCGCCGGGTGCCTCTGCGGCTCGGTATTCCCTCGGTGGGCGTGGTCCACGATCTCGCCCAGTTCAGCGTCCCGAACAAGTACGACGGGCTGCGCACCCGCTACGTGCGCAACCTGCTGCCCCGGGCCTTCTCGTCCCTGTCGGCCCTGGTGGTGGTCAGCGAGTCCACCCGCGCGGACGTGGCGCGCATCCTCGACTACTCACCCGATCGGCTCCACGTGATTCCCAATGGCGTGGACACCGAGCGCTTCCACACGCCGGAGCCCTCGCAGATCGCCAAGGCCCGCGCCCACACGGGCTTGAGCGGTGACTACCTGCTCTACCTGTCGCGCCTGGAGCATCCGGGCAAGAACCACCTGCGGCTGTTGCAGGCCTATGCCGCGTCTCCCGTGCGCCAGACCCACCAGCTCGCCCTGGTGGGAGCGGACTGGGGCGGTGAGGCCCGCATCCGCGCGGAGATCCAGCGCTTGCAGCTCGAGGATCGCGTGCGCATCCTCGGCTTCGTGGCCGACGAGTTCATCCCCGGGCTGCTCGCCGACGCCTCCGCGGTCATCGCGGTGGGGCTGTGCGAGGGCTTTGGTCTGCCCGCGCTGGAGGCGCTGGCCATGGGCCGCCCCGTGGTCGTCTCCAACACCGGCGCCCTGCCCGAGGTCGTCGGAGAGCTGGGCATCCTCTGCGATCCCTACGACTCCTCGGACATGTCCGCGGCGCTGACCCGGGTGGTGGGAGATACCGCGTGGCGTGAGCGCATCACCCGCGAGGGCCCCGCGTATGCGCGACGGCTCAACTGGGATCGCTCCTGCGACCAGCTCCTGACCCTGTGCTATCAGGTGGCCGCCGTCCCCAGGCCGGTTCCGCAGGTCCCGGTTCGTCCTTCTCGCGTGACCGCGGCGATCAAGGCGGCCTAG
- a CDS encoding M20/M25/M40 family metallo-hydrolase, whose amino-acid sequence MRTMKFGAAALLLMCTTPAFAGEKDKEVWITIGTDALEPALASFQGQGLVAPAVTREKGGVAVMRVRESQLEKLASVMHDKLNRCAGFIAHDSEEQALAAVESASSPKPVQSLISYTIDNATTVNSLLGSVQESSIRSTITSLSTKWTSRRYNVQSGADAATWIKSQWTTLAGSRSDVSVAFFNHSSWLQPSVILTIKGTTLPNEVVVLGGHLDSINGSSSTASAPGADDDASGIASLTEVIRVAMLKGYKPARTVKFMAYAAEEVGLKGSAAIAAQHKSSGTNVVGVLQLDMTNYRGSSYDIVLVSDYTNAAQNSFLTSLISKYQPGVTSTSTRCGYGCSDHASWYNQGYPASIPFEALMGQDNPYIHTSSDTLTQSAGSAQNSVKFVKLAASYMAELAKGTASSALVPDAEAER is encoded by the coding sequence ATGAGGACGATGAAGTTCGGTGCGGCCGCGTTGTTGCTGATGTGCACCACCCCCGCGTTCGCGGGAGAGAAGGACAAGGAGGTGTGGATCACCATCGGGACGGACGCGCTGGAGCCAGCGCTGGCCTCGTTCCAGGGGCAGGGCCTGGTGGCGCCGGCCGTGACGCGCGAGAAGGGTGGCGTCGCGGTGATGCGCGTGCGCGAGTCCCAGCTGGAGAAGCTGGCCTCGGTGATGCACGACAAGCTCAACCGGTGCGCGGGCTTCATCGCCCATGACTCCGAGGAGCAGGCGCTGGCGGCGGTGGAGAGCGCTTCCTCGCCCAAGCCGGTGCAGTCCCTCATCAGCTACACCATCGACAACGCGACGACGGTGAACTCGCTCCTGGGCAGCGTTCAGGAGTCGAGCATTCGCAGCACCATCACCTCGCTGTCGACGAAGTGGACGTCGCGCCGCTACAACGTGCAGTCGGGCGCGGACGCGGCCACGTGGATCAAGAGCCAGTGGACGACGCTGGCCGGCTCGCGCAGCGACGTCTCGGTGGCGTTCTTCAATCACTCCTCCTGGCTGCAGCCGTCCGTCATCCTCACCATCAAGGGCACCACGCTGCCCAACGAGGTGGTGGTGCTCGGCGGGCACCTGGACTCCATCAACGGCAGCAGCTCCACGGCCAGCGCGCCGGGCGCGGACGATGACGCCTCGGGTATCGCCTCGCTCACCGAGGTCATCCGCGTGGCCATGCTCAAGGGCTACAAGCCGGCCCGCACGGTGAAGTTCATGGCCTATGCCGCCGAGGAGGTGGGCCTCAAGGGCTCGGCCGCCATCGCCGCCCAGCACAAGAGCAGCGGCACCAACGTGGTGGGCGTGCTCCAGCTCGACATGACCAACTACCGCGGCTCCAGCTACGACATCGTCCTGGTGTCCGACTACACCAACGCCGCGCAGAACTCCTTCCTCACCAGCCTCATCTCCAAGTACCAGCCCGGGGTGACCTCGACCTCCACGCGCTGCGGCTACGGCTGCTCGGACCACGCCTCCTGGTACAACCAGGGCTACCCGGCCTCCATCCCCTTCGAGGCGCTCATGGGCCAGGACAACCCGTACATCCACACCTCGAGCGACACGCTCACGCAGTCGGCCGGGAGCGCGCAGAACTCGGTCAAGTTCGTGAAGCTGGCCGCGTCCTACATGGCCGAGCTGGCCAAGGGCACGGCGAGCTCCGCCCTGGTGCCGGACGCCGAAGCCGAGCGTTGA
- a CDS encoding RNA polymerase sigma factor — protein MMLQRVLFPTVDMRSPPPPSSAPSDTEPAREEALRILLDHRDRFASFLASRVDSEAVVEELLQAAYVKALEKSAALRDEERAVAWFYRLLRNALTDHYRHRAAEARALEREARQPLAVQPEPGAGSKVCACLHGVLPTLKPEYARMVRRVDLEEQSVSEVAHEAGITPNNAMVRLHRARQALKTRLQHTCGACAASGCLDCSCRSDAS, from the coding sequence ATGATGCTCCAGCGGGTCCTCTTCCCCACGGTCGACATGCGAAGCCCTCCTCCTCCCTCCAGCGCCCCGTCCGACACCGAGCCGGCGCGCGAGGAGGCGCTGCGGATCCTGCTCGACCATCGGGACCGCTTCGCCTCCTTCCTGGCGAGCCGGGTGGACAGCGAGGCCGTGGTGGAGGAACTGCTCCAGGCCGCCTACGTCAAGGCGCTCGAGAAGAGCGCGGCGCTGCGGGACGAGGAGCGCGCGGTGGCCTGGTTCTACCGCCTGCTGCGCAATGCCCTGACCGACCACTACCGGCACCGCGCCGCGGAAGCCCGGGCACTCGAGCGCGAGGCCCGACAGCCCCTCGCCGTGCAGCCGGAGCCGGGAGCCGGCTCGAAGGTCTGTGCCTGCCTGCATGGCGTGTTGCCCACGCTCAAGCCCGAGTACGCACGCATGGTGCGGCGGGTGGACCTGGAGGAGCAGTCCGTCTCCGAGGTGGCGCACGAGGCGGGGATCACTCCCAACAACGCGATGGTCCGCCTGCACCGGGCCCGTCAGGCGCTCAAGACGAGGCTCCAGCACACCTGTGGCGCGTGCGCCGCGAGCGGGTGCCTGGACTGTTCGTGCCGGAGCGACGCTTCCTGA
- a CDS encoding SGNH/GDSL hydrolase family protein, with protein MTRRRLLPSVVTALVVLVVFNLAVEMATRLTARRQFLARLDNAPRDTRLLFLGNSLLEDGADIAAFTAAWSPAGHAPPSFNAALHATTPVEHALILKQALPRLPQVRDIVYGYFDDQLSLQSNTGWRDMISSRALAYSFPEDAAALYAPGSWGTAWRFRAMSLLPMLAERTTIWSKVETLRKAMGAWGMSSASTAPREDLEELTRRISRVVQEDRGFSAAVKELFRLAETRGVRMIVVAMPDGRPPAFHEEPASRALRAYNRAKVEAAHGLYIDASQWVVERRYYKADGVHLNPEGARLFSERLGRELSRGLDRSSD; from the coding sequence ATGACCCGAAGGCGCCTGCTCCCGTCCGTTGTCACCGCGCTCGTGGTGCTCGTCGTGTTCAACCTCGCCGTCGAGATGGCGACACGGCTGACCGCGAGACGCCAGTTCCTCGCCCGCCTCGACAACGCCCCACGAGACACCCGGCTGCTCTTCCTGGGCAACTCCCTGCTCGAGGACGGAGCCGACATCGCCGCCTTCACCGCGGCGTGGAGCCCGGCCGGGCACGCGCCCCCCTCGTTCAACGCGGCGCTCCACGCGACGACGCCCGTGGAGCACGCGCTCATCCTGAAACAAGCGCTCCCGCGTCTGCCCCAGGTGCGGGACATCGTCTACGGCTACTTCGACGATCAGCTCAGCCTCCAGTCCAACACTGGTTGGCGGGACATGATCAGCAGCCGCGCCCTCGCCTATTCCTTCCCCGAAGACGCCGCCGCGCTCTATGCGCCTGGCTCGTGGGGGACGGCGTGGCGCTTTCGCGCCATGTCACTGCTGCCCATGCTCGCCGAGCGCACCACGATCTGGTCCAAGGTGGAGACGCTCCGCAAGGCGATGGGTGCCTGGGGCATGTCGTCGGCCAGCACGGCCCCGAGGGAGGACCTGGAGGAGCTGACCCGGCGGATCAGCCGCGTGGTCCAGGAGGACCGGGGCTTCTCCGCGGCCGTGAAGGAACTCTTCCGCCTGGCCGAGACCCGGGGCGTGCGGATGATCGTCGTCGCGATGCCCGACGGGCGTCCGCCCGCGTTCCACGAGGAGCCGGCCTCCCGCGCGTTGCGCGCCTACAACCGCGCGAAGGTGGAGGCGGCCCACGGCCTCTACATCGACGCGAGCCAGTGGGTTGTGGAGCGCAGGTACTACAAGGCGGACGGAGTCCACCTGAATCCGGAGGGCGCCCGGCTCTTCAGCGAGAGGCTCGGGCGGGAGCTGTCGCGCGGCCTCGATCGCTCCAGCGATTGA
- a CDS encoding YfbM family protein — protein sequence MGMILVFRLARREQLSSLLASPEQVIDFLHDTDEEDAGRSESGFDLDKAWHGLHFLLTGTDWGGKPPLNFIVAGGEMIGDVDVGYGPARAFTPEQLAALSRALDAISSDALRQRFDPAKMMELDIYPSIWDRDPADDDTLGYVLEYFEMLKSFLRKGAEQGLGFLVYMS from the coding sequence ATGGGCATGATCCTCGTCTTCCGCCTGGCCCGGCGCGAGCAGCTTTCCTCCCTGCTCGCATCGCCGGAGCAAGTGATCGACTTCCTCCATGACACCGACGAAGAGGACGCTGGCCGCTCGGAGAGCGGTTTCGACCTCGACAAGGCCTGGCACGGACTCCACTTCCTGCTGACGGGAACGGATTGGGGAGGCAAGCCCCCGCTGAACTTCATCGTCGCGGGCGGCGAGATGATTGGAGACGTGGACGTCGGCTATGGGCCGGCTCGCGCCTTCACTCCCGAACAGCTCGCGGCGCTCTCCCGGGCCCTCGATGCGATCAGCTCGGACGCGCTGCGCCAGCGCTTCGATCCGGCGAAGATGATGGAGCTGGACATCTACCCGAGCATCTGGGACCGGGACCCCGCCGATGACGACACGTTGGGGTACGTGCTCGAGTACTTCGAGATGCTCAAGTCGTTCCTGCGCAAGGGCGCGGAGCAGGGGCTCGGGTTCCTCGTGTACATGAGTTGA
- a CDS encoding SLBB domain-containing protein translates to MAPIPPEPFVLKPGDVLSLRIISVTPFEVGRMSVDDLGVLYVPLVGAVQVGGISLDVAEARIQEGLRRFDKYGVVSLSLVEPAGHQASVLGAVEKPGIYPLGGPTRVSELLAKAGGTRVGELERSAELIEYGDLESTRLIRAGVALPISVPEAVMGNPRHDVQIKSGDVLYVPALRGAAIAVYGDVREPRSIPWRKGLRLSEALAGAGGLVRNAADYADVRVIRGPLSKPRVYRASVTDLIGGKGTDVELARGDVVFVTSHWYYTTTDVIQRLIPLLSVGAAAAVSTQLQR, encoded by the coding sequence ATGGCTCCCATTCCCCCCGAGCCTTTCGTGTTGAAACCGGGCGATGTGCTCTCCTTGAGAATCATTTCGGTGACCCCGTTCGAGGTCGGGCGCATGAGTGTGGACGACCTCGGCGTCCTCTACGTGCCACTCGTGGGCGCTGTCCAGGTCGGCGGCATCAGTTTGGACGTGGCGGAGGCCAGGATACAGGAAGGGCTGCGGCGCTTCGACAAGTACGGCGTCGTGTCTCTCTCGCTCGTGGAGCCAGCGGGGCACCAGGCGAGTGTCCTGGGTGCGGTCGAGAAACCGGGCATCTACCCGTTGGGCGGTCCGACGCGGGTCTCCGAGCTGCTGGCGAAGGCGGGCGGCACCCGGGTGGGAGAGCTGGAGCGGTCGGCCGAGCTGATCGAATACGGCGACCTCGAGTCCACGCGGCTGATTCGGGCGGGCGTGGCCCTGCCCATCAGCGTCCCCGAGGCCGTGATGGGCAACCCCCGACACGACGTCCAGATCAAGAGCGGTGACGTGCTGTACGTCCCCGCGCTGCGAGGCGCCGCGATCGCCGTCTACGGCGACGTACGCGAGCCCCGCTCGATTCCCTGGCGCAAGGGCCTGCGGCTGTCGGAGGCCCTGGCCGGAGCGGGCGGCCTGGTGCGCAACGCGGCGGACTACGCGGATGTGCGAGTCATCCGGGGACCGCTCTCCAAGCCGCGTGTCTACCGGGCGAGCGTCACGGATCTCATCGGAGGTAAAGGCACGGATGTCGAACTGGCGCGTGGAGACGTCGTCTTCGTCACGTCTCATTGGTATTACACCACCACCGATGTCATTCAGCGCCTCATTCCCCTCCTGTCGGTGGGAGCCGCCGCGGCGGTGAGCACCCAGCTCCAACGCTAG
- a CDS encoding efflux RND transporter periplasmic adaptor subunit translates to MRRSVRMMAMRGLVWLGSVGAAVPGLASAGSMEDGTPPALVVDPSSSRPGAQQPILGVVIPNDSVDVSARFDSRLEQVDVEVGQSVHEGQVLARLDTRSLQRELAAAEAALQGSRAEEHAISLALSEAHANRRPSFTPRALKLGVYSREELDRMSDEESAAAARMQAARVQTLQRQAQVTGLRQHLEDATLVAPFAGVVTSRLVGPGTHLSAGQPVLRLLGSGEWRVRFAVTEEEAGDFQPGALVELKVLQGELSLQGAVESISPEVDAAARLLFATAMFSQPPPREVSTGLLVHVRARP, encoded by the coding sequence ATGCGTCGTTCGGTGCGAATGATGGCCATGAGGGGGCTGGTCTGGCTGGGGAGCGTGGGGGCCGCGGTGCCTGGCCTCGCGAGCGCGGGCTCGATGGAGGACGGCACGCCGCCCGCCCTGGTCGTGGACCCATCGTCTTCCCGCCCGGGCGCCCAGCAGCCCATCCTGGGCGTCGTCATTCCCAATGACTCCGTGGACGTGAGCGCCCGCTTCGACTCCCGGCTGGAGCAGGTGGACGTCGAGGTCGGCCAGTCCGTCCACGAGGGGCAGGTGCTGGCCCGGCTCGACACGCGCTCACTCCAGCGGGAACTGGCCGCGGCCGAGGCCGCCCTCCAGGGTTCTCGTGCCGAGGAGCACGCCATCTCGCTCGCCCTCTCCGAGGCCCATGCCAACAGGCGCCCCTCCTTCACCCCGCGCGCGCTGAAGCTGGGCGTCTACTCGCGGGAGGAGCTGGACAGAATGAGCGACGAGGAGAGCGCCGCCGCCGCTCGCATGCAGGCGGCACGGGTCCAGACACTCCAGCGCCAGGCCCAGGTGACCGGGCTGAGACAGCACCTCGAGGACGCCACGCTCGTGGCGCCCTTCGCTGGCGTGGTGACTTCCCGGCTCGTCGGCCCCGGCACACACCTCTCCGCAGGGCAACCCGTGCTCCGGCTGCTCGGCAGTGGCGAATGGAGGGTGCGCTTCGCCGTCACCGAGGAAGAGGCAGGCGACTTCCAACCAGGCGCACTCGTGGAGCTGAAGGTGCTCCAAGGAGAGCTCTCCCTCCAGGGAGCCGTGGAGAGCATCTCACCCGAGGTGGACGCCGCGGCCCGCCTGCTCTTCGCCACCGCGATGTTCAGCCAACCACCGCCACGCGAGGTCTCCACGGGACTGCTCGTCCACGTCCGCGCGAGACCCTAG
- a CDS encoding MBOAT family O-acyltransferase — MIFNTLAYFLLFLIPAALLFRLLPPGARPWMCVLFGALFFVYFSLTESGGAMGAACLAIFAWEALCSRLYRPGSMLCLLGVVQSVFFLAVFKYWNFFTGLVFGPRETNPFYWEGAFLPLGISFFTFEFIHYAVDRYRDKTRTGSLGQYMAFILFFPTMVAGPIKRYQDFLPKLEAPSTDWRTDWERGTTRILCGLAKKFVIADTLTAMTVHLNQADLAVAHRAILPVWLLAYGMQIYFDFSAYSDIAIGSTRLFGIKVPENFDWPYLCTNIAEFWRHWHISLSKWLTDYVYIPLGGSRRAPVRVYANLMTTMLVSGIWHGAGTNFVVWGLWHGALLAIHRLWSGWRGPREGPPSLAGQALSWALTFVMVNLGWAFFCMDLPTARFFFRRLFLG; from the coding sequence ATGATCTTCAACACCCTCGCGTACTTCCTCCTGTTCCTCATTCCGGCGGCCCTGCTCTTCCGGCTCCTGCCGCCCGGCGCCAGACCGTGGATGTGCGTCCTCTTCGGCGCGCTCTTCTTCGTCTACTTCTCGCTGACGGAGTCCGGTGGCGCCATGGGCGCGGCCTGCCTCGCCATCTTCGCGTGGGAGGCGCTCTGCAGCCGCCTCTACCGCCCGGGCTCGATGCTGTGCCTGCTCGGCGTGGTGCAGAGCGTCTTCTTCCTCGCGGTGTTCAAGTACTGGAACTTCTTCACCGGACTGGTCTTCGGGCCCCGGGAGACGAATCCGTTCTACTGGGAAGGGGCGTTCCTCCCGCTCGGCATCTCGTTCTTCACCTTCGAGTTCATCCACTACGCCGTGGATCGCTATCGCGACAAGACGAGGACGGGGAGCCTTGGCCAGTACATGGCCTTCATCCTGTTCTTCCCCACCATGGTGGCCGGGCCCATCAAGCGCTACCAGGACTTCCTGCCCAAGCTGGAGGCGCCGAGCACCGACTGGCGCACCGACTGGGAGCGCGGCACCACCCGCATCCTGTGTGGCCTCGCCAAGAAGTTCGTCATCGCCGACACCCTCACCGCGATGACCGTCCATCTCAACCAGGCCGATCTCGCCGTGGCCCACCGGGCCATACTGCCCGTGTGGCTGCTCGCGTACGGGATGCAGATCTACTTCGACTTCTCGGCCTATTCCGACATCGCCATCGGCTCCACGCGCCTGTTCGGCATCAAGGTCCCCGAGAACTTCGACTGGCCCTACCTGTGCACCAACATCGCCGAGTTCTGGCGGCACTGGCACATCTCGCTCTCCAAATGGCTCACCGACTACGTCTACATCCCACTCGGCGGCTCGCGGCGCGCGCCCGTGCGCGTCTACGCCAACCTGATGACCACCATGCTGGTGAGCGGCATCTGGCACGGCGCGGGCACGAACTTCGTCGTGTGGGGGCTCTGGCACGGAGCGCTCCTCGCCATCCACCGCCTCTGGTCGGGCTGGCGCGGCCCCCGCGAGGGCCCTCCGTCCCTGGCCGGCCAGGCGCTGAGCTGGGCGCTCACCTTCGTCATGGTCAACCTGGGCTGGGCGTTCTTCTGCATGGACCTGCCCACGGCCCGGTTCTTCTTCCGCCGGCTGTTCCTCGGGTGA